The following proteins come from a genomic window of Corynebacterium hansenii:
- a CDS encoding MFS transporter has translation MRAKTIPEKLDDATVTSYPLRWWGVAVLALAIVILAIDMTVLNFALPAISRDLDPSGTQLLWIVDVYAFVIATLLITMGTLGDRIGRRRLLMWGIAGFGAASLLAAYSVSPMMLIVARALQGIAGATLMPSTLSLIKAMFPDKNELPRAIAVWISCYSLGAIIGPVLGGWLLEHFHWGSVFIINVPVAAAVIVGGLLVLPESKAKAPGRFDIAGAVLSMVALFGVVGALKAATAGLHWVVPALLGTIALLAAGALISHLNYAPHPLVDVRLLRDRAYAMAVAINAMSSFLLVGAMFYLTQYLQVVLGISPVHAGLLLMPGMVASMVATMLTGELVRRFSARPLLIIAISLAAVGLFMHVVEASGVWPAVSAGSGAQAWFAASFILLGIGSGMIDPVTNTIILGSAPPEQSGAASALSEVGYELGGAFGAALLGSVLVGAYARELSTVDLPLDAAQASALSDNVNSAHKLAESLPENVGAMVVDVADKAFTTGMSWAAAVAVACCIATAVAVRMLLPNVRAGGDDAHEVAIPERR, from the coding sequence GTGCGCGCAAAAACCATTCCCGAAAAGCTTGACGACGCCACCGTGACCTCGTATCCGCTGCGCTGGTGGGGCGTGGCCGTGCTGGCTCTGGCGATCGTGATCCTCGCCATCGACATGACGGTGCTGAACTTCGCGCTGCCCGCCATCTCGCGCGACCTCGACCCTTCGGGCACGCAGCTGCTGTGGATCGTCGACGTCTACGCGTTCGTCATCGCGACGCTGCTGATCACCATGGGCACCCTCGGCGACCGCATCGGCCGCCGCCGGCTGCTGATGTGGGGCATCGCCGGGTTCGGCGCGGCGTCGCTGCTGGCGGCGTACTCGGTGAGCCCGATGATGCTCATCGTCGCCCGCGCCCTGCAGGGCATCGCCGGGGCCACGCTGATGCCGTCGACGCTGTCGCTGATCAAGGCGATGTTCCCCGACAAGAACGAGTTGCCGCGCGCGATCGCGGTGTGGATCTCGTGCTACTCGCTCGGCGCGATCATCGGGCCGGTGCTCGGCGGGTGGCTGCTGGAGCACTTCCACTGGGGTTCGGTGTTCATCATCAACGTGCCCGTTGCCGCGGCGGTGATCGTCGGCGGCCTGCTGGTGCTGCCGGAGTCGAAGGCGAAGGCGCCGGGCCGTTTCGACATCGCCGGGGCGGTGCTGTCGATGGTGGCCCTGTTCGGCGTGGTCGGCGCGCTGAAGGCGGCCACGGCCGGCCTGCACTGGGTGGTTCCGGCGCTGCTGGGCACCATCGCGTTGCTCGCCGCGGGCGCGCTGATCTCGCACCTGAACTACGCGCCCCATCCGCTGGTCGACGTCCGGCTGCTGCGCGACCGGGCGTACGCGATGGCGGTGGCCATCAACGCGATGTCGTCGTTCCTGCTGGTCGGCGCGATGTTCTACCTGACACAGTACCTGCAGGTGGTGCTCGGCATCAGCCCGGTCCACGCGGGACTGCTGCTCATGCCGGGCATGGTCGCGTCGATGGTGGCGACGATGCTCACCGGCGAGCTGGTGCGCAGGTTCTCCGCCCGGCCGCTGTTGATCATCGCCATTTCGCTGGCGGCCGTCGGGCTGTTCATGCACGTGGTCGAGGCCTCCGGCGTGTGGCCGGCGGTGTCCGCGGGTTCCGGGGCGCAGGCGTGGTTCGCGGCGTCGTTCATCCTGCTGGGCATCGGCTCGGGGATGATCGACCCGGTCACCAACACGATCATCCTGGGCTCGGCGCCGCCCGAGCAGTCCGGTGCGGCGTCGGCGCTGTCGGAGGTCGGCTACGAGCTCGGCGGCGCGTTCGGCGCGGCGCTGCTCGGTTCGGTGCTGGTGGGCGCCTACGCGCGCGAGCTGTCGACGGTCGACCTGCCCCTCGACGCGGCCCAGGCCTCGGCGCTTTCCGACAACGTCAATTCCGCCCACAAGCTCGCCGAATCCCTTCCGGAGAACGTGGGCGCGATGGTCGTCGACGTGGCGGACAAGGCGTTCACCACCGGCATGAGCTGGGCGGCGGCGGTGGCGGTGGCGTGCTGCATCGCGACGGCCGTCGCCGTGCGCATGCTGTTGCCGAACGTGCGGGCCGGAGGTGACGACGCCCATGAGGTCGCGATCCCCGAGCGTCGTTAG
- the ilvA gene encoding threonine ammonia-lyase IlvA, translated as MNASSAPSTDTARRLVHAADIQAAQARISSVIAATPLQFCPRLSEETGAKVFLKREDLQDVRSYKIRGAYNAMVQLTEEERAAGVVAASAGNHAQGVAYACRTLGVKGRIYVPNQTPKQKRDRIAYHGRDAVEIIVTGDSFDEASSAARADAQTSGAAIIEPFDSFNTIVGQGTVAAEIVAQLSGQGLTPDTVCVPVGGGGLLAGVTSYFADMSPRTAMVAVEPAGAACLTAAMAADEPVELPSVDPFVDGAAVKKLGELPYSIVDRNRSRIHTVIAPEGAVCVAQLDLYQNEGIIAEPAGALSVAALDQINPRPGEVIVCIISGGNNDVLRYAEIMERSLVYRGLKHYFLVNFPQKPGQLRMFLNEILGPDDDIALFEYLKRNNRETGAALVGIELRNAGDLDALVARMDASPLDCRRLMPGTPEYDFLT; from the coding sequence ATGAACGCTTCTTCCGCGCCGTCCACCGACACCGCCCGCCGCCTCGTCCATGCGGCGGACATCCAGGCCGCCCAGGCCAGGATTTCGTCGGTCATCGCCGCGACGCCGCTGCAGTTCTGCCCGCGGCTGAGCGAGGAAACGGGGGCGAAGGTATTCCTCAAGCGCGAGGACCTGCAGGACGTGCGGTCGTACAAGATCCGCGGCGCCTACAACGCGATGGTGCAGCTCACCGAGGAGGAACGCGCCGCCGGCGTCGTCGCCGCATCCGCCGGCAACCACGCGCAGGGCGTCGCTTACGCCTGCCGCACCCTCGGCGTGAAGGGCCGCATCTACGTGCCCAACCAGACGCCGAAGCAGAAGCGCGACCGCATCGCGTACCACGGCCGCGATGCGGTGGAGATCATCGTCACCGGCGACAGCTTCGACGAGGCGTCGTCCGCCGCCCGCGCCGACGCGCAGACCTCCGGCGCGGCGATCATCGAGCCGTTCGACTCGTTCAACACCATCGTGGGCCAGGGCACCGTCGCCGCGGAGATCGTCGCGCAGCTGTCCGGCCAGGGCCTGACCCCGGACACCGTGTGCGTGCCCGTCGGCGGCGGCGGCCTGCTCGCCGGCGTGACCAGCTACTTCGCGGACATGTCGCCGCGCACCGCGATGGTCGCCGTCGAGCCCGCCGGCGCCGCCTGCCTCACCGCGGCGATGGCCGCCGACGAGCCCGTCGAGCTGCCCTCCGTCGACCCCTTCGTCGACGGCGCGGCGGTGAAGAAGCTCGGCGAACTGCCGTACTCCATCGTCGACCGCAACCGCTCGCGCATCCACACGGTCATCGCGCCCGAGGGCGCGGTGTGCGTGGCGCAGCTCGACCTGTACCAGAACGAGGGCATCATCGCCGAGCCCGCGGGCGCGCTGTCCGTCGCCGCGCTCGACCAGATCAACCCCCGCCCGGGCGAGGTCATCGTCTGCATCATCTCCGGCGGCAACAACGACGTCCTGCGCTACGCCGAGATCATGGAGCGCTCGCTGGTCTACCGCGGGCTGAAGCATTACTTCCTGGTCAATTTCCCGCAGAAGCCCGGCCAACTGCGCATGTTCCTCAACGAGATCCTCGGCCCGGACGACGACATCGCCCTGTTCGAGTACCTCAAGCGCAACAACCGCGAGACCGGTGCGGCGCTGGTCGGCATCGAGTTGCGCAACGCCGGCGACCTCGACGCGCTGGTCGCCCGGATGGACGCCTCGCCGCTGGATTGCCGGCGCCTGATGCCGGGCACCCCGGAGTACGATTTCCTGACCTGA